The following are encoded together in the Zingiber officinale cultivar Zhangliang chromosome 8A, Zo_v1.1, whole genome shotgun sequence genome:
- the LOC122010671 gene encoding apoptosis-inducing factor homolog B-like: MEAGNQLVPTAPIRSASEPILCTRVDSSGSGSGRWKRVVVVGGGISGSIVAKYLQYHADVVLIDQKEYFEIPWATMRTTVEPAIADKAVINHADYLVNGNLVVASAVGVTETEVVTSDGGRVGYDYLVVATGHSYSSPGCRRERIEEFREANLKMRSSSSVLIIGGGPSGVELASDIASNYPEKKVTLVHSGSRLLGFIGCKAGNKALEWLRSKNVDVLLEQTIDLNSLPDSNGIYITSAGEAIAADVHFVCVNNPLGSSWLQESVLSDRLDKRGQLMVDEHLRVKGRSNIFAVGDIVDIHERKQGILAQRHAAIVAKNLKAMLKGELAGKEGKEVKLGKYKPSVAIAMVSLGKKDAVAQLPFTTMSGFLPGLIKTREVFLRKTRKLLSV; encoded by the exons ATGGAGGCCGGAAACCAACTCGTGCCCACCGCCCCCATCCGCTCCGCCAGCGAGCCGATTCTCTGCACCCGCGTCGACTCCTCCGGCTCCGGAAGCGGCCGATGGAAGCGCGTTGTGGTCGTCGGCGGCGGAATTTCGGGATCCATCGTCGCCAAGTACCTCCAGTACCACGCCGACGTCGTCCTCATCGACCA GAAGGAGTACTTTGAGATTCCGTGGGCGACGATGAGGACGACGGTGGAGCCGGCGATCGCCGACAAGGCCGTCATCAACCACGCCGATTACCTCGTCAACGGCAATCTCGTCGTCGCGTCGGCGGTCGGCGTCACGGAGACGGAGGTCGTGACGTCGGACGGAGGGCGCGTGGGATACGACTACCTCGTTGTGGCCACCGGCCACTCCTACTCGTCTCCCGGTTGCCGGCGAGAAAGAATCGAAGAATTCAGAGAAG CTAACTTGAAGATGAGGTCTTCTAGCTCCGTTCTGATCATCGGCGGCGGGCCGAGCGgcgttgagctcgcttccgacaTCGCGTCGAACTACCCGGAGAAGAAGGTCACTCTGGTCCACAGCGGCTCGAGGCTTCTGGGGTTCATCGGCTGCAAGGCCGGCAACAAGGCCCTGGAGTGGCTGCGGTCCAAGAACGTAGACGTCCTCCTAGAGCAGACCATCGATCTGAACTCCCTTCCCGACTCCAACGGAATCTACATCACCTCCGCCGGCGAGGCCATCGCCGCCGACGTCCACTTCGTCTGCGTCAACAACCCGCTGGGCTCGTCGTGGCTCCAGGAATCCGTGCTCAGCGATCGTCTCGACAAGCGCGGCCAGCTCATGGTCGACGAGCACCTGCGAGTCAAAGGCCGGAGCAACATCTTCGCCGTCGGAGACATCGTCGACATTCAC GAGCGGAAACAGGGGATACTGGCGCAGAGGCACGCGGCGATCGTGGCGAAGAACTTGAAGGCGATGCTGAAGGGGGAATTGGCCGGGAAGGAGGGGAAGGAGGTGAAGCTGGGCAAGTACAAGCCGTCGGTTGCTATCGCGATGGTGTCGCTGGGGAAGAAGGACGCGGTGGCGCAGCTACCGTTCACCACCATGTCCGGCTTCCTCCCCGGGCTGATCAAAACCAGGGAGGTGTTCCTGCGCAAGACGAGGAAGTTGCTGAGCGTGTGA
- the LOC122008331 gene encoding L-ascorbate peroxidase 2, cytosolic-like, with protein sequence MAVKSYPEVSEEYKTAVAKAKRKLRGFIADKNCAPLMLRIAWHSAGTYDVSTKTGGPYGTMKFPEEQAHGANTGLDIAVRLLEPIKEQFPILSYADFYQLAGVVSVEITGGPEIPFHPGREDKPHPPEEGRLPDATKGCDHLRQVFGGRMGLNDQDIVVLSGGHTLGRCHKERSGFDGPWTTNPLIFDNSFFKELLTGEKEGLLQLPSDKALLDDPVFRPLVEKYAADEDAFFADYAESHLKLSELGFGISA encoded by the exons ATGGCGGTGAAATCGTATCCGGAAGTGAGCGAAGAGTACAAGACGGCGGTGGCGAAGGCCAAGCGGAAACTCCGTGGCTTCATTGCGGACAAGAACTGCGCCCCGCTCATGCTCCGCATCGC ATGGCACTCGGCGGGGACGTACGACGTGAGCACGAAGACAGGAGGGCCGTACGGGACGATGAAGTTCCCGGAGGAGCAAGCTCACGGCGCCAACACTGGCCTCGACATCGCCGTCAGGCTTCTCGAACCGATCAAGGAACAGTTCCCCATCCTCTCATATGCCGATTTCTACCAG CTCGCCGGTGTTGTTTCCGTCGAGATCACTGGAGGGCCAGAAATTCCTTTCCATCCCGGACGGGAG GACAAGCCCCATCCTCCTGAGGAAGGGCGCCTCCCTGATGCCACAAAAG GTTGCGACCACCTCAGGCAGGTGTTTGGTGGGCGAATGGGTCTTAATGATCAGGACATAGTTGTACTCTCTGGTGGCCACACTCTG GGAAGATGCCACAAGGAGCGTTCTGGATTCGATGGACCCTGGACCACCAATCCCCTCATCTTCGACAACTCCTTCTTCAA GGAGTTGCTAACTGGCGAGAAAGAGGGCCTTCTCCAGCTGCCTTCCGACAAGGCTCTTTTAGACGATCCTGTCTTCCGTCCCCTGGTTGAGAAATATGCTGCT GATGAGGATGCTTTCTTTGCTGACTATGCCGAATCACACTTGAAGCTTTCGGAATTAGG ATTCGGAATTTCGGCTTGA
- the LOC122010672 gene encoding LOB domain-containing protein 1-like, protein MASSHKTFSASSSLPSPSSAIVLSPCAACKLLRRRCTDKCMLAPYFSPSDLQKFTNVHRIFGASNIIKVLQEIPLSQRADAVSSMAYEADARKKVDELRAQLARAQAEAVNAHAHNANLVALLRRRRTTCRYSATTTIVAASPPATTPLCFLDEEPSFFLDDDDACRGAAQGAAPLWT, encoded by the exons ATGGCCTCAAGTCACAAGACCTTCTCCGCCTCGTCGTCCCTTCCTTCGCCTTCGTCCGCGATCGTGCTTAGCCCTTGCGCGGCCTGTAAGCTCCTACGTCGACGATGCACGGACAAGTGTATGCTCGCCCCTTACTTTTCGCCCTCGGACCTTCAAAAGTTCACTAATGTCCATCGTATCTTTGGTGCAAGCAATATCATCAAAGTTTTACAg GAAATTCCCCTGAGTCAACGGGCGGACGCCGTGAGCAGTATGGCGTACGAGGCCGACGCCCGA AAGAAGGTGGACGAGCTCCGAGCTCAGCTCGCGCGCGCGCAGGCGGAGGCCGTCAACGCCCACGCCCACAACGCCAACCTCGTCGCCCTCCTTCGCCGCCGGCGCACGACGTGCCGCtactcggccaccaccaccatcgtCGCGGCCTCGCCGCCGGCGACAACTCCACTCTGCTTCCTAGACGAGGAGCCCTCATTCTTCCTCGACGACGACGACGCCTGCCGTGGTGCCGCTCAGGGAGCGGCGCCGCTTTGGACGTGA
- the LOC122008330 gene encoding uncharacterized protein LOC122008330 — protein sequence MDSEIKPGDGFLDLNFAAGEQPETLTGVEEAEQAEAAIGKHDDGTDSGGGGLAETEKVTVEAEDTEADDDVVDEKSKDRSVRSSAKRKKGRRRKSAAVLDEHDSCCCPFQDENKTVFAVSDLVWGKVRSHPWWPAQIFDPFDASEMASNNRKKDHYLVAYFGDKTFAWCDDSQLKPFQKHFSQLANQNSMDVFLTAKNAALQEVSRRVDLGMACPCFRDEGYARLRDSKFENAGVREGTTNYAVDRSWIASSFDPLRLIGSIRALARSLNEGVDKLELVIFKSQLKAFYRSKGYSELPVFVVGAGLEDNIEASLSKFLDSASRKKSKSGDKGSSVGKEKLGSVSKEKISGKEVAGLLSSTSSDEVSMKRKSRDNGGSVNKGKQGSQSKNKRSGKEVADRPNQTSKLIGKQEQSPPSKLKKSGKRFFDPSPDTDSRKTKSVRRWSSVGTERHVVECGRKRKSVSKLIEESDHQGSDDDKGTSRSSHRKLEVEDFDVDDIGKGKEKKLDALGDFVSKSQTSSSRQQSKFGELMRRVAGQMTGSPPMLKPNGETVRRSSSKVTRRKRGSSAILKQKKSMRETNSVSNGNSSDEMRPAGTAVSEDEKSVSNGQDTEEQQMKKQKKQQQPDEQQISDMNSEGNSLNPSNRSSEFSTKDYLPSEAEPDTTFSVHKNEVISDVMCVDAHG from the exons ATGGATTCTGAGATTAAGCCCGGAGATGGCTTCCTCGACCTCAACTTCGCTGCTGGAGAACAGCCGGAAACCCTAACCGGAGTGGAGGAAGCTGAACAAGCTGAGGCGGCGATTGGCAAACACGATGACGGGACGGACTCCGGAGGCGGCGGTTTAGCTGAAACCGAGAAGGTTACCGTGGAAGCCGAAGATACGGAGGCAGACGATGATGTGGTCGATGAGAAATCGAAGGACCGAAGTGTGAGATCCAGTGCAAAGCGAAAGAAGGGAAGGCGGCGGAAATCTGCTGCGGTTCTCGATGAGCATGATTCTTGTTGCTGCCCCTTTCAGGATGAGAACAAGACTGTGTTTGCAGTTTCTGATTTGGTTTGGGGTAAGGTGAGGAGCCACCCATGGTGGCCGGCTCAAATATTCGATCCTTTTGATGCCTCCGAGATGGCATCGAACAATCGGAAAAAGGATCACTATCTAGTTGCTTATTTCGGAGACAAAACCTTCGCTTGGTGCGATGATTCACAGTTGAAGCCTTTCCAGAAACACTTTTCGCAGTTGGCAAACCAAAACAGCATGGACGTGTTTCTAACCGCTAAGAATGCCGCGCTTCAGGAGGTTTCACGGCGTGTTGATTTGGGAATGGCATGCCCCTGTTTTAGGGATGAAGGTTATGCTAGACTTCGGGACTCGAAGTTTGAGAATGCTGGTGTACGAGAAGGAACTACCAACTATGCTGTTGACCGGTCCTGGATCGCAAGCTCCTTTGATCCTCTTAGGTTAATTGGTTCTATCCGAGCATTGGCACGGTCACTGAATGAAGGGGTAGACAAGTTGGAGCTCGTAATATTCAAATCTCAGTTGAAAGCCTTCTATCGCTCAAAAGGGTATTCTGAACTTCCGGTGTTCGTTGTTGGGGCAGGACTAGAGGATAACATTGAGGCTTCTCtatcaaaatttttagatagtGCTTCTAGGAAGAAGAGTAAGTCAGGCGACAAAGGGAGCTCGGTTGGCAAAGAGAAGCTTGGTTCGGTATCTAAGGAAAAGATATCAGGTAAAGAAGTTGCAGGCCTCTTAAGTTCGACTTCTTCTGATGAAGTTTCTATGAAGAGAAAGTCAAGAGATAATGGTGGTTCAGTTAACAAAGGGAAACAGGGTTCACAATCTAAGAACAAAAGATCAGGCAAAGAAGTTGCTGATCGCCCAAATCAAACTTCTAAGCTGATCGGCAAACAGGAGCAGAGTCCACCATCCAAACtgaaaaaatcaggtaaaagattctTTGATCCCTCTCCAGATACTGATTCGAGAAAGACAAAGTCAGTACGCCGGTGGAGCTCTGTTGGCACAGAGAGACATGTAGTTGAGTGTGGTAGGAAAAGGAAGAGTGTGTCAAAACTGATCGAAGAGAGTGATCATCAGGGTTCAGATGATGACAAAGGTACTTCACGTTCATCTCACAGAAAACTGGAAGTGGAAGATTTTGATGTCGATGATATAGGGAAGGGAAAGGAGAAAAAACTCGACGCATTAGGAGATTTCGTGTCCAAATCACAGACTTCAAGTTCTAGACAACAGTCCAAGTTCGGGGAACTGATGCGCCGAGTGGCAGGGCAGATGACGGGATCACCTCCTATGCTGAAGCCTAATGGTGAAACAGTTCGTAGAAGCTCATCTAAAGTGACCCGTAGAAAACGGGGCAGCAGTGCTATCCTTAAACAGAAGAAGTCTATGCGAGAAACTAATAGCGTCTCAAATGGAAATTCCTCAGATGAGATGCGTCCAGCAGGCACTGCAGTTAGTGAGGATGAAAAATCAGTATCCAATGGGCAGGACACCGAAGAACAACAAATGAAGAAGCAAAAGAAGCAGCAGCAACCTGATGAACAACAAATTTCGGATATGAATTCGGAGGGTAATTCATTAAATCCAAGTAACAGGTCCTCAGAGTTTTCAACGAAAGACTACTTGCCTTCTGAAGCTGAACCTGACACAACCTTTTCAG TTCACAAGAACGAAGTTATTTCAGACGTGATGTGTGTCGATGCCCATGGATGA